In one Nicotiana sylvestris chromosome 8, ASM39365v2, whole genome shotgun sequence genomic region, the following are encoded:
- the LOC138874888 gene encoding uncharacterized protein, with product MRNGRFLWENIICRSEIPKEIACDNMPQFIGAKVTKFLGYLKIKRIKSSPYHPSVNSQAESTNKVIMEETKGKWPEGLPGVLWAYRTMAKSSTGETPISLVYEAEALIPVKVGEPTLRYFQADKEANNEPMLVKLELLDERRDLVHIRMETQKQRMEIYYN from the coding sequence ATGCGAAATGGTAGATTCTTGTGGGAGAATATAATCTGTAGATCTGAGATACCAAAAGAGATAGCTTGTGACAACATGCCACAATTTATAGGGGCTAAGGTCACAAAATTCCTGGGATATTTAAAAATCAAAAGGATCAAATCATCACCTTATCATCCAAGCGTAAACAGTCAAGCAGAATCAACAAACAAGGTGATTATGGAAGAAACCAAAGGGAAATGGCCCGAAGGGTTGCCAGGAGTACTATGGGCGTACCGGACAATGGCCAAATCAAGCACGGGGGAAACTCCTATCTCTCTTGTGTATGAAGCAGAAGCACTAATCCCGGTGAAAGTAGGAGAACCTACCCTGAGATATTTCCAAGCGGACAAAGAAGCAAACAATGAACCAATGTTGGTCAAATTGGAGTTGCTCGACGAACGCAGGGACCTGGTGCATATAAGGATGGAAACCCAAAAGCAGAGAATGGAAATATATTACAATTGA